In Halovivax gelatinilyticus, the following are encoded in one genomic region:
- the glmM gene encoding phosphoglucosamine mutase codes for MDVFGSSGARGVANEELTPAFVLRVAKAAGTAWDVPRVAIARDTRHTGRMLVDAATSGLASVGADVDRLGIVPTPGVQAYAEREGVPAIVVTASHNPPEYNGVKLIGADGVELAVSDLERIEHTLLAESFADARWDEIGQVREIDGARRRYVDALLESVDRERIADAELTVALDPGHGAGSLTSPGFIRALGCRVVTVNAQPDGHFPGRNPEPVAENLAELGQLVRAAEADVGIAHDGDADRAIFFDESGAYLEGDATFAALAAAELEAGDSLVSAVNVSQRLVDVATEVGADVELTPIGSTNIITRIRELEAEGRHVPIAGEGNGGIFFPDYRLARDGAYIAARFLELVAETPASELVAPYDGYANVRENIEYHSTAERDAMLDAAANHAHTADAELNTRDGYRLDYGDAWVLARPSGTEPLVRIYAEARDEDRAETLAGDLYDVLIEAKGRE; via the coding sequence ATGGACGTGTTCGGGTCGAGCGGTGCGCGCGGCGTGGCGAACGAGGAGCTAACGCCGGCGTTCGTCCTCCGCGTGGCGAAAGCCGCGGGGACGGCGTGGGACGTCCCGCGCGTCGCGATCGCCCGCGACACCAGACACACGGGCCGGATGCTCGTCGATGCCGCGACGAGCGGCCTCGCCAGCGTGGGCGCCGACGTCGACCGCCTCGGGATCGTACCGACACCCGGCGTGCAGGCCTACGCCGAGCGCGAGGGCGTCCCCGCGATCGTCGTCACCGCCTCGCACAACCCCCCGGAGTACAACGGCGTGAAGCTGATCGGCGCCGATGGGGTCGAACTCGCCGTCTCCGACTTAGAACGGATCGAACACACCTTGCTCGCCGAGTCGTTCGCCGACGCCCGGTGGGACGAGATCGGCCAGGTGCGCGAGATCGACGGCGCCCGGCGGCGCTACGTCGACGCGCTCCTCGAGTCGGTCGATCGAGAGCGGATCGCCGACGCCGAACTCACCGTCGCACTCGATCCGGGCCACGGCGCCGGATCGCTGACCAGTCCCGGCTTCATCCGGGCGCTCGGCTGTCGGGTCGTCACGGTCAACGCCCAGCCCGACGGTCACTTCCCCGGGCGGAACCCGGAACCGGTCGCCGAGAACCTCGCCGAACTCGGCCAGCTCGTTCGGGCCGCGGAGGCTGACGTCGGCATCGCCCACGACGGCGACGCCGATCGCGCGATATTCTTCGACGAGTCGGGGGCCTACCTCGAAGGCGACGCGACGTTCGCCGCGCTGGCCGCCGCCGAACTCGAAGCGGGCGACTCGCTCGTCTCGGCGGTCAACGTCTCCCAGCGACTCGTCGACGTCGCGACCGAGGTCGGGGCCGACGTCGAACTCACCCCGATCGGCTCGACGAACATCATCACCCGCATCCGCGAACTCGAGGCCGAGGGTCGTCACGTGCCGATCGCCGGCGAAGGTAACGGCGGCATTTTCTTTCCGGACTACCGCCTCGCCCGCGACGGCGCCTACATCGCCGCTCGCTTTCTCGAACTCGTCGCCGAGACGCCCGCGAGCGAGCTGGTCGCTCCGTACGACGGCTACGCCAACGTTCGCGAGAACATCGAGTATCACTCGACCGCCGAGCGCGACGCCATGCTCGACGCGGCGGCTAACCACGCCCACACCGCCGACGCCGAGCTCAACACCCGCGACGGCTACCGGCTCGACTACGGCGACGCCTGGGTGCTCGCCCGCCCGTCGGGTACCGAACCGCTCGTCCGGATCTACGCCGAAGCTCGCGACGAAGACCGGGCGGAAACCCTCGCCGGCGACCTCTACGACGTCCTGATCGAGGCGAAGGGACGCGAGTAG
- a CDS encoding TRM11 family SAM-dependent methyltransferase, whose product MESVISVPARPDEPLPEWADGTDPRSAPEVVERFLSRYSDPGDVVLDPFAGFGTTLVVAESMGREAWGIEFERERVEYVKSRIDHPGRVRRADARTLTDLDLPDVDCVFTSPPYTLESATDDPFQNYDGESAYDDYLDGVGRVASELSAVLADDGTLVMQVSNLIHDGHVTTLAWDVADACGEYLHLDREVVLAWEDGPKYGYDHGYALVFSTGE is encoded by the coding sequence ATGGAGTCCGTCATCTCGGTTCCCGCCCGTCCCGACGAACCGCTGCCCGAGTGGGCCGACGGGACCGACCCTCGGTCGGCACCCGAGGTCGTCGAGCGCTTTCTCTCCCGGTACAGCGACCCCGGTGACGTCGTTCTCGATCCGTTCGCCGGGTTCGGGACGACGCTCGTCGTCGCCGAGTCGATGGGGCGCGAGGCGTGGGGAATCGAATTCGAGCGCGAGCGCGTCGAGTACGTGAAATCGCGGATCGATCACCCCGGACGCGTGCGCCGGGCCGACGCGCGAACCCTGACCGACCTCGACCTGCCCGACGTCGACTGCGTCTTCACCTCCCCGCCGTACACGCTCGAGTCGGCGACCGACGATCCGTTCCAGAACTACGACGGCGAGAGCGCTTACGACGACTACCTCGACGGCGTCGGTCGGGTCGCGTCGGAACTGTCGGCCGTCCTCGCCGACGACGGGACGCTCGTGATGCAGGTGTCGAACCTGATCCACGACGGGCACGTGACGACGCTTGCGTGGGACGTCGCCGACGCCTGCGGAGAGTACCTTCACCTCGATCGGGAGGTCGTCCTCGCGTGGGAGGACGGCCCGAAGTACGGCTACGATCACGGCTACGCGCTCGTGTTTTCGACCGGGGAGTGA